From Streptomyces sp. TLI_105, the proteins below share one genomic window:
- a CDS encoding sensor histidine kinase: MKIPPASRRALGRLTRDISFVALGVPLHLLMGFLLFMVYGLVWEIAAGRDGSAPILLGLALVLVVSAVPALTSAQRRRFRRLLGIEIARPGWRRPWRQFAYHCLAGLLLGGLETLLLAALSTGLAAATVYVWIWAVPWQWRIEHPGYTTQAFYVTLAGLAVLAAVPALAAALVRFEAHLAPGLLGPDPNEDLARRVADLTESRAGAVDAADAERRRIERNLHDGAQQRLVSLALNLGLAKATLKDLPPEALEVIDTAHREAKEAIEELDQLVRGLHPAVLDELGLDAALSGLAARAPLPVRLRVDLPQRSTPAIEAVAYFVVSEALTNTAKHAREATRADVTVTRLGGILRVVIADDGTGGADPSKGSGLKGLAQRVRSVDGTFRMTSPVGGPTMMSVELPCPT; this comes from the coding sequence ATGAAGATCCCGCCCGCGTCCCGACGTGCGCTCGGCCGTCTGACCCGCGACATCTCCTTCGTCGCCCTGGGGGTGCCGCTGCATCTCCTCATGGGGTTCCTGTTGTTCATGGTCTACGGCCTCGTCTGGGAGATCGCCGCGGGGCGGGACGGCAGTGCGCCGATACTCCTGGGGCTGGCCCTGGTGCTGGTGGTGTCGGCCGTGCCGGCGCTGACCTCGGCCCAACGCCGGCGGTTCCGGCGGCTGCTCGGCATCGAGATCGCTCGCCCGGGGTGGCGGCGGCCCTGGCGGCAGTTCGCCTACCACTGTCTGGCGGGGTTGCTGCTCGGCGGGCTCGAAACGCTTCTGCTCGCCGCGCTGTCGACGGGCCTGGCCGCCGCCACGGTGTACGTGTGGATCTGGGCGGTCCCCTGGCAGTGGCGGATCGAGCACCCCGGCTACACCACCCAGGCGTTCTACGTCACCCTGGCCGGACTCGCCGTGCTCGCCGCCGTCCCCGCCCTCGCCGCGGCCCTGGTCCGCTTCGAGGCACACCTGGCCCCCGGTCTGCTGGGACCCGACCCGAACGAGGACCTGGCGCGGCGGGTGGCCGATCTCACCGAGAGCCGGGCCGGGGCGGTGGACGCCGCGGATGCCGAACGGCGGCGCATCGAGCGGAATCTGCACGACGGCGCTCAGCAGCGCCTGGTGTCGCTGGCACTGAATCTGGGCCTGGCCAAGGCGACGCTGAAGGATCTGCCTCCGGAGGCGCTGGAGGTGATCGACACGGCCCACCGGGAGGCGAAGGAGGCGATCGAGGAACTCGACCAGCTTGTCCGCGGGCTGCATCCCGCCGTACTGGACGAGCTGGGGCTGGACGCGGCGCTGTCCGGACTCGCGGCCCGGGCTCCCCTGCCCGTACGGCTGCGGGTGGACCTGCCGCAGCGGTCGACCCCCGCCATCGAGGCGGTCGCGTACTTCGTGGTCTCCGAGGCGCTGACGAACACAGCCAAGCACGCGCGGGAGGCGACCCGGGCGGATGTGACGGTCACCCGGCTGGGCGGGATACTGCGCGTGGTGATCGCCGACGACGGTACGGGCGGAGCCGATCCGTCCAAGGGCAGCGGTCTCAAGGGGCTCGCCCAGCGCGTGCGGTCCGTGGACGGAACCTTCAGGATGACCAGCCCCGTCGGGGGCCCGACCATGATGAGCGTGGAGCTGCCGTGCCCGACTTGA